The DNA sequence GCGCAACCTGGTCATGCAGTCTTTTACCAGTCTTCCGGAAGTCGCCCACATCGAGACCGCGCTCATCTTTGAGTTCACCCGCAAGCCGGTCTCGCCAGTAGTGTCGGAGTAAGGGCCGCGCTAGAATCGACCCAGGCCGAATCCGAAAAAAATGTGACCGTCATCGAGGCGATATGTAACGTCGAGACGAACCGAAAGGCGTAGCGGGTTCGTGATGGAGAACCCCACCTCGTGGTGTACGTCCGTGATCTCTTCCAGTGCATCCGCACTCGGCACCCACGTACGCGCATGCGCTCCCGTAAGGCGCACTCCGACACCGGCCTCTGAAACGCCGGACAGTCCGATCCACTCGAACGGCGCCCCGCCGAAGTCGTGCTCCCAGAACAGACCCGCGAATGATGGTGCCAGACGCGGGCTTTCGGGCAAACCGCGAAGCACGCCAAGCGTGCCAAAGCCACGCAGGGAAGTCTGAATGGCACCATAGCGCGGCTGCGGAACCGACCCACGATGTGTGCTCGCCGAAAACCGGATGTGGAGCGCGTTCGACCGGAGACGTGCGCGGTAGAACGTGGGCAGATAGGCGTCGGCATCGACGCGAAGCAACGTGAAATCGGAGTCGAGTCCGGACCGCCCGACAGCTTGCTCGACATGAATCGTGATGCCGCTCCTCGCCCCGTTTCGAAAGGGAATCGGGCGTTGTCCGACCGTACCTGTAAGCGACACTGTACTGACACGGCTTGTGTCCAGCATCGGATTGGAGTCCAGCTTTCTTGTGAAGGGCCACGCCCGCGTAAGATCGGCGCTGAGCGGCTCGACGTGCTCGCTTCGGACATCCAGTCGTAGTCGACCGAACTTTGCCGCCCATCCAGCCGAGACTTCGAAGTCCTCCGACCAGTGGTAGTCGTAGTAGTCCGGTGCACCGAACTGCATTGCGAGTGAGGCGACGGATCGCGGATAGAAGTGACGACTCATAGCGGGTGCACTGTCCACCGTGTAGCGTCCGCTGACCCAGAAGCGTTCTGAGAGAAGGTGTGTCGCCCTGGCGTGATATCTCACACGATCGAGCGCGAAGGCCTGCGTGAGACGCCACTCGAAGTACAGGTCATCGAGCAGTCTCCACGTAGTTCCGATCCCGGTGCGATAGCCGTCGACGCGATTGAGACCGACGGAGGGCTGCATGCCGGCCACGCGCGGCCAGTCGAATTGGGGGACCTCCGGCAGAGGGAAAGATGGGCGGATCATTCGCGCGGCGAGAAGAGGTTGGCGCGGCGGATATGCCTGCTGAAGCGTCATTCCGGATCGTTGGAGCATGATGACGGCTGCCATTTCACGTGGCGTCAGAGGAACCACGTTGATCCCGAGCGCAAACAGGTAATCACGCTCGATGGACTCCTGGTCGAGTATCACGCTCTCCCTGCTTGACGCCAGCTGCGGAGG is a window from the Rhodothermales bacterium genome containing:
- a CDS encoding carboxypeptidase-like regulatory domain-containing protein, producing the protein MTDLSSAQVTIRGVVRSESGDALAAAHVVVEGTSIGTITNNTGEFKIDVADLPVVLEIRHLGYRTGRTRVESYSDRALQVTLEPSVYSLDEIIVADRDFAENVVRKVIQRKQEWASALKRYQADGYTRITLENEEQVVAIHEAAFHLFGSRWSSSRAIVRSVRETSSLHEELGLLPAGMPTANFYADTVAMRGLDFVAPTHPDALDYYSFSFARTRSMDDQVVYDLYVAPLTERHATFIGVISILADEHVMIAAQLRPARFVVFPLPTASWDVFYQQQFFEVKGAWLPADVRLEGAFTVHAENQSFGPVGLRQTTLFTTYAFDQPLPPQLASSRESVILDQESIERDYLFALGINVVPLTPREMAAVIMLQRSGMTLQQAYPPRQPLLAARMIRPSFPLPEVPQFDWPRVAGMQPSVGLNRVDGYRTGIGTTWRLLDDLYFEWRLTQAFALDRVRYHARATHLLSERFWVSGRYTVDSAPAMSRHFYPRSVASLAMQFGAPDYYDYHWSEDFEVSAGWAAKFGRLRLDVRSEHVEPLSADLTRAWPFTRKLDSNPMLDTSRVSTVSLTGTVGQRPIPFRNGARSGITIHVEQAVGRSGLDSDFTLLRVDADAYLPTFYRARLRSNALHIRFSASTHRGSVPQPRYGAIQTSLRGFGTLGVLRGLPESPRLAPSFAGLFWEHDFGGAPFEWIGLSGVSEAGVGVRLTGAHARTWVPSADALEEITDVHHEVGFSITNPLRLSVRLDVTYRLDDGHIFFGFGLGRF